In the genome of Streptomyces sp. V2I9, one region contains:
- the glmS gene encoding glutamine--fructose-6-phosphate transaminase (isomerizing) gives MCGIVGYIGKRDVAPLLLEGLQRLEYRGYDSAGIVITGKAAAGKPGTLKMVKAKGRVRELEAKVPKRFAGTTGIAHTRWATHGAPSDENAHPHLDAENKVAVVHNGIIDNASELRARLTADGVVFLSETDTEVLVHLIARAAADTLEEKVREALRHVEGTYGIAVLHADFNDRIVVARNGSPVVLGIGEKEMFVASDVAALVAHTRQVVTLDDGEMATLKADDFRTYTTEGSTTTATPTTVEWEAESYDMGGHDTYMHKEISEQADAVDRVLRGRIDDRFSTVHLGGLNLDAREARGVRRIKILGCGTSYHAGQIGAQLIEELARIPADAEPASEFRYRNPVVDPDTLYVAVSQSGETYDVLAAVQELKRKGARVLGVVNVVGSAIAREADGGTYVHAGPEVCVVSTKCFTNTVVAFALLALHLGRIRDLSVADGKRIIDGLRRLPEQISEILAGEDEIKRLAAEYADAKSMMFIGRVRGYPVAREASLKLKEVSYIHAEAYPASELKHGPLALIEPAMPTVAIVPDDDLLEKNRAAMEEIKARSGRILAVAHQVQEKADHTIVVPKNENELDPILMGIPLQLFAYHTALAMGRDIDKPRNLAKSVTVE, from the coding sequence ATGTGCGGGATCGTCGGATACATCGGGAAGCGTGACGTCGCTCCGCTGCTGCTGGAAGGGCTCCAGCGGCTGGAGTACCGGGGGTACGACTCCGCCGGCATCGTCATCACCGGCAAGGCCGCGGCGGGCAAGCCGGGCACGCTGAAGATGGTCAAGGCCAAGGGCCGGGTCCGCGAGCTGGAGGCCAAGGTCCCCAAGCGGTTCGCCGGCACCACGGGCATCGCCCACACCCGCTGGGCCACCCACGGCGCGCCCAGCGACGAGAACGCCCACCCCCACCTGGACGCGGAGAACAAGGTCGCCGTCGTCCACAACGGGATCATCGACAACGCCTCCGAGCTGCGCGCCCGGCTCACCGCGGACGGCGTGGTCTTCCTCTCCGAGACCGACACCGAGGTGCTGGTCCACCTGATCGCCCGCGCCGCGGCCGACACCCTGGAGGAGAAGGTCCGCGAGGCGCTGCGCCACGTCGAGGGCACCTACGGCATCGCCGTGCTGCACGCCGACTTCAACGACCGCATCGTGGTCGCCCGCAACGGCTCCCCGGTCGTCCTCGGCATCGGCGAGAAGGAGATGTTCGTCGCCTCCGATGTCGCCGCCCTGGTCGCCCACACCCGCCAGGTCGTCACGCTGGACGACGGCGAGATGGCCACGCTGAAGGCCGACGACTTCCGTACGTACACCACGGAGGGCTCCACCACGACGGCCACGCCGACCACCGTGGAGTGGGAGGCCGAGTCGTACGACATGGGCGGCCACGACACGTACATGCACAAGGAGATCTCCGAGCAGGCCGACGCCGTGGACCGCGTGCTGCGCGGCCGCATCGACGACCGGTTCTCCACCGTGCACCTGGGCGGGCTCAACCTGGACGCCCGTGAGGCGCGCGGGGTGCGCCGGATCAAGATCCTCGGCTGCGGCACCTCGTACCACGCGGGCCAGATCGGCGCCCAGCTGATCGAGGAGCTGGCCCGCATCCCCGCCGACGCCGAGCCGGCCTCCGAGTTCCGCTACCGCAACCCGGTCGTGGACCCCGACACCCTGTACGTGGCCGTCTCCCAGTCGGGCGAGACGTACGACGTGCTGGCCGCCGTCCAGGAGCTGAAGCGGAAGGGCGCGCGGGTCCTCGGCGTGGTCAACGTGGTCGGTTCCGCGATCGCCCGCGAGGCCGACGGCGGTACGTACGTCCACGCGGGCCCGGAGGTCTGCGTGGTCTCCACCAAGTGCTTCACCAACACGGTGGTCGCCTTCGCGCTGCTCGCCCTGCACCTGGGCCGTATCCGTGACCTGTCGGTCGCGGACGGCAAGCGGATCATCGACGGGCTGCGCCGGCTGCCGGAGCAGATCAGCGAGATCCTGGCGGGCGAGGACGAGATCAAGCGGCTCGCGGCGGAGTACGCGGACGCCAAGTCGATGATGTTCATCGGCCGGGTGCGCGGCTACCCGGTGGCCCGCGAGGCGTCCCTGAAGCTCAAGGAGGTCTCGTACATCCACGCCGAGGCCTACCCGGCCTCGGAGCTGAAGCACGGGCCGCTCGCGCTGATCGAGCCCGCGATGCCGACCGTGGCGATCGTGCCGGACGACGACCTGCTGGAGAAGAACCGCGCCGCGATGGAGGAGATCAAGGCCCGCAGCGGCCGCATCCTCGCCGTCGCCCACCAGGTCCAGGAGAAGGCCGACCACACCATCGTCGTGCCGAAGAACGAGAACGAACTGGACCCGATCCTCATGGGCATCCCGCTCCAGCTGTTCGCGTACCACACGGCCCTGGCGATGGGCCGCGACATCGACAAGCCGCGCAACCTGGCGAAGTCCGTCACGGTCGAGTAG
- a CDS encoding universal stress protein, which translates to MAGHEIPEPKDRKPVADPASEPRTVEEARHACDPAFRHGVVVGFDGSTSSERALAYAIGMAGRSGSGLIIVHVANRLPTTVWAGCEPPVFVDVPDHRTEVLGLELACADYLSDVPWVLVERGGDICHELEEVGREYAADAIVVGSTHGIVGRIFGSVAGRLARRAQRPVVVIP; encoded by the coding sequence ATGGCCGGTCACGAAATCCCTGAACCCAAGGACCGCAAGCCGGTAGCCGACCCCGCGTCGGAGCCGCGCACGGTCGAAGAAGCACGCCATGCGTGCGATCCCGCCTTCCGGCACGGAGTCGTGGTCGGTTTCGACGGCTCCACGTCCAGCGAGCGGGCCCTCGCCTATGCCATCGGCATGGCGGGCCGGTCCGGATCCGGCCTGATCATCGTCCATGTCGCCAACAGGCTGCCGACCACGGTCTGGGCGGGCTGCGAGCCCCCCGTCTTCGTGGACGTCCCCGACCACCGCACCGAGGTCCTCGGCCTGGAGCTGGCCTGCGCGGACTATCTCTCCGACGTCCCCTGGGTGCTGGTCGAGCGCGGGGGCGACATCTGCCACGAACTGGAGGAGGTCGGCCGGGAGTACGCCGCCGACGCCATCGTGGTGGGCTCCACGCACGGCATCGTCGGCCGGATCTTCGGCTCCGTGGCCGGCCGCCTCGCGCGCCGCGCGCAGCGCCCCGTCGTCGTCATCCCCTGA
- a CDS encoding helix-turn-helix domain-containing protein — protein MSQDSAAATEAARKLTGRRRREVVAVLLFSGGPIFESSIPLSVFGIDRQDAGVPRYRLLVCGGEEGPLRTTGGLELTAPYGLEAISRAGTVVVPAWRSITSPPPAEALDALRRAHEEGARIVGLCTGAFVLAAAGLLDGRPATTHWMYAPTLAKRYPSVHVDPRELFVDDGDVLTSAGTAAGIDLCLHIVRTDHGTEAAGALARRLVVPPRRSGGQERYLDRSLPEEIGSDPLAEVVAWALEHLHEQFDVETLAARAYMSRRTFDRRFRSLTGSAPLQWLITQRVLQAQRLLETSDYSVDEVAGRCGFRSPVALRGHFRRQLGSSPAAYRAAYRARRPQGVAESATTVVETMVPSQGPPSGRRGSPASSAPVVLAASVGSGEHSLPGPDAFVPGRPALPGQRSAP, from the coding sequence ATGAGCCAGGACTCCGCCGCCGCGACGGAGGCCGCACGCAAGCTGACCGGGCGGCGACGCCGGGAAGTCGTTGCCGTGCTGCTGTTCAGCGGCGGCCCTATCTTCGAGAGCTCCATCCCGCTCTCCGTTTTCGGAATCGACCGGCAGGACGCGGGAGTTCCCCGCTACCGCCTGTTGGTCTGCGGGGGCGAGGAAGGACCGCTGCGCACCACCGGCGGCCTCGAACTCACCGCGCCGTACGGCCTGGAGGCGATCAGCAGGGCCGGCACCGTGGTGGTGCCCGCCTGGCGGTCGATCACCTCGCCGCCGCCCGCCGAGGCTCTGGACGCGCTGCGGCGCGCCCACGAGGAGGGCGCCCGCATCGTCGGTCTGTGCACGGGAGCCTTCGTGCTCGCGGCCGCCGGCCTGCTGGACGGACGGCCGGCCACCACACACTGGATGTACGCGCCGACGCTGGCCAAGCGCTATCCGTCGGTGCACGTCGATCCGCGCGAGCTGTTCGTGGACGACGGCGATGTGCTGACGTCCGCCGGCACGGCCGCCGGGATCGATCTCTGCCTCCATATAGTCCGCACCGACCACGGCACGGAGGCCGCCGGGGCACTCGCCCGCAGGCTCGTGGTGCCGCCGCGGCGCAGTGGCGGGCAGGAGCGCTACCTGGACAGGTCTTTACCCGAGGAGATCGGCTCCGACCCGCTCGCCGAGGTCGTGGCCTGGGCCCTGGAGCATCTGCACGAGCAGTTCGACGTGGAGACGCTCGCCGCGCGCGCCTACATGAGCAGGCGGACCTTCGACCGCAGGTTCCGTTCGCTCACCGGGAGCGCACCGCTGCAGTGGCTGATCACCCAGCGGGTGCTGCAGGCGCAGCGGCTGCTGGAGACCTCCGACTACTCGGTGGACGAGGTCGCCGGCCGCTGCGGCTTCCGCTCCCCGGTCGCGCTGCGCGGGCACTTCCGCCGCCAGCTCGGCTCCTCCCCCGCCGCGTACCGGGCCGCCTACCGGGCCCGTCGTCCGCAGGGGGTGGCGGAGAGCGCCACGACGGTGGTCGAGACGATGGTGCCCAGCCAGGGGCCGCCGTCCGGACGCCGGGGCTCTCCGGCGTCTTCCGCACCGGTGGTCCTGGCGGCCTCGGTGGGGTCCGGGGAGCACTCCCTGCCCGGTCCCGACGCGTTCGTTCCCGGACGCCCGGCGCTGCCGGGGCAGCGGAGTGCCCCGTAG
- the orn gene encoding oligoribonuclease, producing the protein MNDRMVWIDCEMTGLSLTDDALIEVAALVTDSELNVLGEGVDIVIRPPDAALETMPEVVRQMHTASGLLDELAGGTTLADAEEQVLAYVREHVKEPGKAPLCGNSVGTDRGFLARDMRELEGYLHYRIVDVSSVKELARRWFPRAYFNSPDKNGNHRALADIRDSITELRYYREAVFVPQPGPDSERAKEIAARLAAPAAP; encoded by the coding sequence ATGAACGACCGCATGGTGTGGATCGACTGCGAGATGACCGGGCTCTCGTTGACGGACGACGCACTCATCGAGGTGGCCGCCCTGGTCACCGACTCGGAGTTGAACGTGCTCGGCGAAGGGGTGGACATCGTGATCCGCCCGCCGGACGCGGCCCTGGAGACGATGCCCGAGGTGGTGCGGCAGATGCACACCGCCTCGGGCCTCCTCGACGAGCTGGCCGGGGGCACCACCCTGGCGGACGCCGAGGAGCAGGTCCTGGCCTACGTCCGCGAGCATGTGAAGGAGCCCGGCAAGGCCCCGCTCTGCGGAAACTCGGTCGGTACCGACCGCGGGTTCCTGGCGCGGGACATGCGGGAGCTGGAGGGGTACCTCCACTACCGGATCGTGGACGTGTCCTCGGTCAAGGAACTGGCCAGGCGCTGGTTCCCGCGGGCGTATTTCAACAGCCCGGACAAGAACGGCAACCACCGGGCGCTGGCGGACATCCGTGACTCCATCACGGAGCTCCGCTACTACCGGGAGGCGGTCTTCGTGCCGCAGCCCGGCCCGGACTCCGAGCGCGCCAAGGAGATCGCGGCGCGTCTGGCGGCCCCGGCCGCACCGTAG
- a CDS encoding lytic polysaccharide monooxygenase, whose amino-acid sequence MRRKITSLLLGLGVAGASLLATSGSAQSHGYTDSPISRQQLCGNGTVRNCGQIQWEPPSVEGPKGFPARGPRDGLICAGGNQRFAELDDPRGGAWPATSVNAGASHTFRWRITARHATTDFRYYVTKDGYDPSKPLTRADLEPQPFLTVPFGGRQPGATVTHAGALPQKSGKHLILGVWTIADTGNAFYACSDVTF is encoded by the coding sequence ATGCGCAGAAAGATCACGTCCTTACTCCTCGGCCTCGGCGTCGCCGGGGCATCCCTGCTGGCCACCTCCGGCAGTGCGCAGAGCCACGGGTACACCGACTCGCCCATCAGCCGGCAGCAGCTCTGCGGCAACGGCACGGTCCGCAACTGCGGACAGATCCAGTGGGAGCCGCCGAGCGTGGAAGGCCCCAAGGGCTTCCCGGCGCGCGGCCCCCGTGACGGCCTGATCTGCGCCGGAGGCAACCAGCGGTTCGCCGAGCTGGACGACCCGCGCGGCGGAGCCTGGCCCGCCACCTCCGTGAACGCCGGCGCGAGCCACACCTTCCGCTGGCGGATCACCGCCCGGCACGCCACCACCGACTTCCGGTACTACGTCACCAAGGACGGCTACGACCCGTCGAAGCCCCTCACCCGCGCCGACCTGGAACCGCAGCCCTTCCTGACCGTGCCCTTCGGCGGCCGGCAGCCGGGGGCGACGGTCACGCACGCGGGCGCACTGCCCCAGAAATCGGGCAAGCACCTGATCCTCGGCGTCTGGACCATCGCGGACACGGGCAACGCGTTCTACGCCTGCTCCGACGTCACGTTCTGA
- a CDS encoding TerD family protein yields MVKGANIGLATLSENVGSVMVSLGWSSSTGEGDADVSVLLLDTDGKVRSDVDFCFYNNPVAGDGSVQLLGKTPTADGNEDRISFDLDAVPPEVEKVVVAASRYGGSRFGELDDLRLTLADSAGDGLVRFAVQDVEEVGALIFGELYRRAGEWKFRAVGQGYASGLAGLATDYGVDIDDDAEESGTEAGGLAPDPDDPGPDVVERSGRVPAQSRDGGAADRAVAAVPVAVPVPAESGVPPAAIVSEPSDPTFAPKPARRPRTAKKKVTLPRTARKSLADNDSWRTARLFPGSALKSDRERETRATSVVLSVMAQVPEFGRRLTAGFGAPAGRMETFTEVTLPHGESPRRPDGVIRVERAGKLWTALVETKTNGNALKADQVQAYMDIAARRGYEAVITLSNDVALEGSPLVDVRIDRRRKHKVALWHLSWAEVVHQAQMLIRHEGVGNAAHAWLLQELLHYLQHENSGCHGFQNMGAAWVPVRRGIDEETLCQGDARALEVIENWERLVRQVCLRLGGELGQKVLPVQRVRRGSDPGARRTELADHLCEQGRLNAEIRIEGTPGVLGITADLRTGKLRTSIEVPAEGAGYPLARAKRLVRRLSEAPADLHIETLVDGPGAGPRGTLERLRPEPADILPKDGAQVTGFRLSLFKSMGQGRGSAETGFIRSVDDAVDRFHAQVVAHVEAPSI; encoded by the coding sequence ATGGTCAAGGGCGCCAACATCGGCCTGGCGACGCTGAGCGAGAACGTCGGGTCGGTGATGGTCAGCCTGGGGTGGAGCAGTTCCACGGGCGAGGGCGACGCCGACGTCTCCGTTCTGCTGCTCGACACCGACGGCAAGGTCCGCAGCGACGTCGACTTCTGCTTCTACAACAACCCCGTCGCGGGCGATGGCAGCGTGCAGCTGCTCGGCAAGACTCCGACGGCCGACGGCAACGAGGACCGGATCTCCTTCGACCTGGACGCCGTCCCGCCTGAGGTCGAGAAGGTGGTCGTCGCCGCCAGCCGCTACGGGGGCTCCCGCTTCGGCGAGTTGGACGATCTCCGGCTCACCCTCGCCGACAGTGCTGGCGACGGGCTCGTCCGGTTTGCCGTGCAGGACGTCGAGGAGGTCGGCGCCCTGATCTTCGGCGAGCTGTACCGGCGCGCGGGGGAGTGGAAGTTCCGCGCCGTCGGCCAGGGGTACGCATCCGGGCTCGCGGGACTGGCGACCGACTACGGCGTCGACATCGACGACGACGCGGAGGAGAGCGGCACCGAGGCGGGGGGCCTCGCCCCGGACCCGGACGACCCCGGTCCCGACGTGGTGGAGCGGTCCGGGCGGGTCCCCGCCCAGAGTCGGGACGGGGGCGCGGCAGACCGGGCGGTGGCGGCGGTCCCGGTAGCCGTACCGGTGCCGGCGGAGTCCGGCGTGCCGCCCGCCGCCATCGTGTCGGAGCCGTCCGATCCCACCTTCGCGCCAAAGCCCGCACGCCGCCCGCGTACGGCGAAGAAGAAGGTCACGCTGCCCCGTACGGCCAGGAAGTCGCTCGCCGACAACGACTCCTGGCGCACCGCCCGGCTGTTCCCCGGCTCCGCGCTCAAGAGCGACCGGGAGCGCGAGACGCGCGCCACCTCCGTCGTGCTGTCGGTGATGGCCCAGGTACCGGAATTCGGCCGCCGCCTCACCGCAGGCTTCGGCGCGCCGGCCGGCCGGATGGAGACGTTCACCGAGGTCACCCTGCCGCACGGGGAGTCTCCGCGTCGCCCGGACGGGGTGATCCGCGTCGAGCGGGCGGGCAAGCTGTGGACCGCGCTGGTGGAGACCAAGACCAACGGGAACGCGCTCAAGGCCGACCAGGTGCAGGCGTACATGGACATCGCCGCCCGGCGCGGGTACGAGGCGGTGATCACCCTGTCCAATGACGTCGCGCTGGAGGGGAGCCCGCTCGTCGACGTACGGATCGACCGGCGGCGCAAGCACAAGGTGGCGCTCTGGCACCTGTCCTGGGCCGAGGTCGTGCACCAGGCGCAGATGCTGATCCGCCATGAGGGGGTGGGCAACGCAGCGCACGCCTGGCTGCTCCAGGAACTGCTCCACTACCTCCAGCACGAGAACTCCGGCTGCCACGGTTTCCAGAACATGGGCGCAGCCTGGGTCCCCGTACGCCGGGGGATCGACGAGGAGACCCTCTGCCAAGGTGACGCCCGCGCCCTGGAGGTCATCGAGAACTGGGAGCGGCTGGTCCGGCAGGTCTGCCTGCGGCTCGGCGGCGAGCTGGGGCAGAAGGTCCTGCCGGTCCAGCGCGTCCGGCGCGGCTCCGACCCGGGCGCGCGCCGCACCGAGCTGGCCGACCACCTCTGCGAGCAGGGGCGGCTGAACGCGGAGATCCGCATCGAGGGCACGCCGGGTGTCCTCGGCATCACCGCGGATCTGCGCACCGGCAAGCTCCGTACGTCGATCGAAGTCCCCGCCGAAGGGGCGGGCTACCCCCTCGCCCGAGCCAAGCGGCTGGTGCGGCGGCTCTCCGAAGCCCCGGCCGACCTCCACATCGAGACGCTCGTGGACGGCCCCGGCGCCGGTCCGCGCGGCACGCTGGAACGGCTGCGTCCGGAGCCCGCCGACATCCTTCCGAAGGACGGGGCGCAGGTCACCGGCTTCCGGCTGTCCCTGTTCAAGAGCATGGGCCAGGGGCGGGGCAGCGCCGAGACCGGCTTCATCCGCAGCGTCGACGACGCGGTGGACCGCTTCCATGCCCAGGTCGTCGCCCATGTTGAGGCCCCGTCGATCTGA
- a CDS encoding LacI family DNA-binding transcriptional regulator: MAAARVRSGGRPTLEEVAARAGVGRGTASRVINGSPRVSDATRQAVETAVAELGYVPNRAARALAGNRTDAIALVVPEPETRFFAEPYFSAIVRGVGAALADTDMQLLLTLVGNDRERRRLAQYLTAHRVDGVLLVAVHADDPLPELLEQLGMPCVISGARDAAETLPLVDSDNFGGARAAVEHLVSRGRRQIATITGRLEVYGAQRRLDGYRAAVAAAGMAPDERLIAPADFTEEGGAQAMRDLLARRPGLDAVFAASDVMAAGARQVLRGADRRIPEDVALVGFDDSVVARHMHPALTSVRQPIEEMGRRMTRLLLDEIAGRTPDEERPSVVLPTELVVRDSS, encoded by the coding sequence ATGGCGGCAGCGCGAGTACGGAGCGGCGGGCGGCCCACGCTCGAAGAGGTGGCGGCACGGGCCGGCGTCGGCCGGGGCACCGCCTCGCGGGTCATCAACGGCTCACCCCGCGTCAGCGACGCGACCCGGCAGGCGGTCGAGACCGCCGTGGCCGAGCTGGGATACGTCCCCAACCGCGCCGCCCGCGCCCTGGCAGGCAACCGCACCGACGCCATCGCGCTGGTGGTGCCCGAGCCGGAGACCCGGTTCTTCGCCGAGCCGTACTTCTCCGCGATCGTGCGCGGCGTCGGCGCGGCCCTGGCCGACACGGACATGCAACTGCTCCTCACCCTCGTCGGCAACGACCGGGAACGCCGCCGCCTCGCCCAGTACCTCACCGCCCACCGCGTCGACGGGGTGCTCCTGGTCGCCGTGCACGCCGACGATCCGCTGCCCGAGCTGCTGGAACAGCTGGGCATGCCCTGTGTGATCAGCGGCGCCCGTGACGCGGCCGAGACGCTGCCCTTGGTCGACTCCGACAACTTCGGGGGCGCTCGGGCGGCCGTCGAGCATCTCGTCTCCCGCGGCCGTCGCCAGATCGCCACGATCACCGGCCGCCTGGAGGTGTACGGGGCCCAGCGCCGCCTCGACGGCTATCGCGCGGCCGTCGCCGCCGCCGGTATGGCCCCCGACGAGCGCCTGATCGCCCCCGCCGACTTCACCGAGGAGGGCGGTGCGCAGGCCATGCGCGACCTGCTGGCCCGCCGCCCCGGCCTCGACGCGGTCTTCGCCGCCTCCGACGTGATGGCCGCCGGCGCCCGCCAGGTCCTGCGTGGGGCGGACCGCCGCATCCCCGAGGACGTGGCCCTGGTCGGCTTCGACGACTCGGTGGTCGCCCGCCATATGCACCCGGCCCTCACCAGCGTCCGCCAGCCCATAGAGGAGATGGGCCGCCGCATGACCCGCCTCCTCCTCGACGAGATCGCGGGCCGGACCCCGGACGAGGAGCGCCCGTCGGTGGTCCTGCCCACGGAACTGGTGGTCCGCGACTCGTCGTGA
- a CDS encoding GH1 family beta-glucosidase, with the protein MTAVRPDTLPQQAPAAATPFPTGFLWGAATAAYQVEGAAAERGRTPSIWDTFSHTPGRVLGGDTGDVAADHFHRYRDDVALMKRLGLQAYRFSISWSRVQPTGRGPAVEHGLDFYRSLVDELLEAGIQPVATLYHWDLPQELEDAGGWPERTTAERFADYAAIAARALGDRISLWTTLNEPWCSAFLGYGSGVHAPGRTEPAAALRAAHHLNLAHGRATEALRANLPAAARVSVTLNLHQVRPLTDSAADADAARRIDAVGNRIFTGPMLTGAYPQDLLADTEHLVDWAELVSDGDLAAIASPIDVLGVNYYTPTIVSTPADGAGDTRDDGHGSSDHSPWPGSEHVAFHLADRLPVTAMNWSVKPEGLYDLLMDVAREHPGLPLMVTENGAAFDDVPDTDGRVHDPERIAYLHGHLAAVRRAVADGADVRGYFLWSLMDNFEWGYGYAKRFGAVYVDYATQRRTPKSSALWYADVIARHALPPEAGPDA; encoded by the coding sequence ATGACAGCCGTCCGGCCCGACACTCTCCCGCAGCAGGCCCCCGCTGCCGCCACCCCCTTCCCGACCGGCTTCCTCTGGGGCGCGGCAACCGCCGCGTACCAGGTGGAAGGCGCGGCCGCCGAGCGGGGCCGCACCCCCTCCATCTGGGACACCTTCAGCCACACCCCCGGCCGGGTCCTCGGCGGGGATACGGGGGACGTGGCCGCCGACCACTTCCACCGCTACCGCGACGACGTCGCCCTGATGAAGCGCCTCGGACTCCAGGCGTACCGCTTCTCGATCTCCTGGTCCCGCGTCCAGCCCACCGGCCGGGGGCCCGCCGTCGAACACGGTCTGGACTTCTACCGGTCGCTCGTCGACGAACTGCTGGAGGCCGGCATCCAGCCCGTCGCCACGCTCTACCACTGGGACCTGCCGCAGGAGTTGGAGGACGCGGGCGGCTGGCCCGAGCGTACGACGGCCGAACGGTTCGCGGACTACGCGGCCATCGCGGCCCGCGCCCTCGGCGACCGGATCTCCCTCTGGACGACGCTCAACGAACCCTGGTGCTCCGCCTTCCTCGGCTACGGCTCCGGGGTCCACGCCCCCGGCCGCACCGAACCGGCCGCCGCGCTGCGGGCCGCCCACCACCTCAACCTCGCCCACGGCCGGGCGACCGAGGCCCTGCGCGCCAACCTCCCCGCTGCCGCGCGGGTCTCGGTCACCCTCAACCTCCACCAGGTGCGCCCGCTGACCGACAGCGCGGCCGACGCGGACGCGGCCCGCCGCATCGACGCGGTCGGCAACCGGATCTTCACCGGCCCGATGCTGACCGGCGCGTACCCGCAGGACTTGCTGGCGGACACCGAACACCTGGTGGACTGGGCCGAGTTGGTCAGCGACGGAGACCTCGCCGCCATCGCCTCCCCGATCGACGTGCTGGGCGTCAACTACTACACGCCCACCATCGTCTCGACGCCCGCGGACGGTGCGGGCGACACCCGCGACGACGGCCACGGGAGCAGCGACCACTCCCCGTGGCCGGGCTCGGAGCACGTGGCCTTCCACCTCGCCGACCGGCTGCCGGTCACCGCGATGAACTGGTCGGTCAAGCCGGAGGGCCTGTACGACCTCCTCATGGACGTCGCCCGCGAGCACCCCGGTCTGCCGTTGATGGTCACCGAGAACGGCGCCGCCTTCGACGACGTCCCCGACACGGACGGCCGGGTCCACGACCCGGAGCGGATCGCCTACCTCCACGGCCATCTGGCGGCGGTGCGCCGGGCGGTCGCGGACGGCGCGGACGTGCGGGGCTACTTCCTCTGGTCCCTGATGGACAACTTCGAGTGGGGCTACGGCTACGCGAAGCGCTTCGGCGCGGTGTACGTCGACTACGCGACCCAGCGCCGTACGCCGAAGTCCAGTGCCCTCTGGTACGCCGACGTGATCGCCCGCCACGCCCTGCCTCCGGAGGCAGGACCGGACGCCTGA
- a CDS encoding carbohydrate ABC transporter permease, whose protein sequence is MTTTSPTPTAPVKLPPTPKGAGPARPSRFRMGAGQQMKGGPFAYAALAVVGFGSLLPLYWTLVAASRTQDEVLASTPPFLPGGKLIENIRTAWEQANLGTAILNSVIVSASITAATLFFCTLAGYAFAKMRFRGRGWLMTAVIATLTIPPQLSVVPLFMMMSGLGWGGQLESVIFPTLVSAFGVFFMRQYLIEALPYELIEAAKIDGANNFRIVRSVVLPVARPAMMVLGMLTFVQAWNDFFWPYLALNQQNPTLQVALGQLSASYTPDQSIVMAGALISTLPLLAVFVVFGKKIVGGIMSGAVKG, encoded by the coding sequence ATGACCACGACCAGCCCCACACCCACCGCCCCCGTGAAGCTTCCGCCGACCCCGAAGGGCGCCGGCCCGGCCCGCCCGAGCCGCTTCCGGATGGGCGCGGGACAGCAGATGAAGGGCGGCCCCTTCGCCTACGCCGCCCTCGCCGTCGTCGGCTTCGGCTCGCTGCTGCCGCTCTACTGGACGCTGGTCGCGGCCTCCCGCACCCAGGACGAAGTCCTCGCCTCCACCCCGCCGTTCCTCCCCGGCGGCAAGCTGATCGAGAACATCCGGACCGCCTGGGAGCAGGCCAACCTCGGCACGGCGATCCTCAACAGCGTCATCGTCTCCGCCTCCATCACGGCCGCCACCCTCTTCTTCTGCACCCTCGCCGGGTACGCGTTCGCCAAGATGCGTTTCCGGGGCCGCGGTTGGCTGATGACGGCGGTCATCGCCACCCTCACCATCCCGCCGCAGCTCAGCGTCGTCCCGCTGTTCATGATGATGTCCGGCCTCGGCTGGGGCGGGCAGCTCGAATCGGTGATCTTCCCGACGCTGGTCAGCGCGTTCGGCGTGTTCTTCATGCGCCAGTACCTGATCGAGGCGCTGCCGTACGAATTGATCGAGGCGGCCAAGATCGACGGCGCGAACAACTTCCGCATCGTGAGGAGCGTGGTCCTGCCGGTCGCGCGTCCGGCGATGATGGTGCTCGGGATGCTGACCTTCGTCCAGGCGTGGAACGACTTCTTCTGGCCCTACCTGGCGCTCAACCAGCAGAACCCGACCCTCCAGGTGGCCCTCGGCCAGCTCAGTGCCTCCTACACCCCCGACCAGTCCATCGTGATGGCGGGCGCCCTGATCAGCACGCTGCCGCTGCTGGCGGTGTTCGTCGTCTTCGGCAAGAAGATCGTCGGCGGGATCATGTCCGGCGCGGTCAAGGGCTGA